The following nucleotide sequence is from Drosophila kikkawai strain 14028-0561.14 chromosome 2L, DkikHiC1v2, whole genome shotgun sequence.
tgccttggataaaagctatgacatctttcgatgtctgatcaggggaaagccgcgaaacaaataactgttttgttggtggaattgccgtaaggggttttggcacggcagactgaccaaccataccactttcgggcggtagtccgggcctgataccctggcagggactaGGACTAGGTttgtcacacagccaacaggtgatggtgagttcatcgtaagtaatatttttcttacaatttttggcgaagcagaccatattatgGGACATTATAAGGACGTACCACTGTACTTCCActatttaagagagggcgcaagggatTAAATGCAGCGGCACTTAATGAGCGGGGGggcaaagagcaggagagcgagagataagcactgagtagaaccgtttatagctgtcgcggcaacgcaaacaacaacaaacgctaaaggcacaaaagggaattcaaaaagagcaaaatgcaaagcaaccgcagcagcccaaactaatatgcaatttaaattgaattaaatagcacaaaataaacaagtagcatgcacacgcgaagtgaacggtaattatttgaaacaccaaatattaatgttagtaaaccccggaggtatatagacaaattctacacaaatcgggagcgcaagaaaaaaacacgtccgttcactttgaaggTAAAAGGATTGCAtagatcttatcgccgcttgactgtctacgaacaaattgaccgcctcatgtggacggtttatgctctgcgcaagctctgcttcTTTCCTGATgtcgaatacttccgcctggaatatactgcagtagcttggtagcttatacgacagcctcgtTTCAgagtctgaacagtatatgtccgctccaactcctccttccatcttggagccgtcggtatatatattgaggtattgagcatggtcctggcctgacttccagtcatttggtcccatgaatactgttgtgtttacatccgggcacgttctgggtatcatgtagtcagatgtactgatcatgtctcgaccaattgaactgtgcccgaaaccttgtagcgaccagtttcctgatgcaaccagacgttgtgccgccattcctgctgtcagttgcgcctggatatctaggggatatataccgattatggtttcgagtgctttggtgggggtttgACCTCAGcacccctgatatgcagagcagtgcctgccgctgggttctctccataagcttattatacgttttcttctccatggcttgccaccacactaagactccatacagcagagtcggacgcaccaccgatatgtagacccaatgcattagagcgggtgagaggccccatgtgctgctaagcatcttcttggatgcatatagcgctatggtggccttttttaccctctctactacattggcttttcacgtcagcttgctgtcaagtacaattccgcggtatttgacttgtgctTTAGGGGttagcctggttttgttaattttcggggggctccattgcggcaccttgtatctcttggtgaagagaataaggtcagtcttatccgcattgatattgagtcctaccttctccgcccactcacatatctccctgagtgttgtttccatgatcgagctgagggtcgatggacagactcccatGATAATTAGGCTTAtttcatccgcataagctgttgtctttggtgctttcctctcgaatctcttgattaggtcgtctaccaccagattccataggaggggcgacagaaccccaccttgcggcgtgcctctgtgcgctcctctcaccatggaagcggtgccccaatctgattgtactcgccggcaacttagaagattttttatccacaagttgatagcgggggacgagttggtcgcttctaggcgatccattattgcgtccgtgctaacgttgttgaatgccccggatatgtccacgaacactccaaatGCATACTCCTttttgtttagggctctctcaatggtggctaccaacgaatgtagtgccgactccactgatttccccttcgtgtaggcgtgctggttggtcgacagttgtctccctacatcgttggtgatgtataggtccagcagcttttccagcgttttaagtaggaatgaggtgaggcttatcggtctgtaatccttggggctcatgtggctgcactttcctgctttgggcaggaagacaatccgagaggtcctccattggatagggatatagcccgtgcttaaacaagctgtatatattgcgtaaagcgatggggtgatcacctccTCGGTcactgcagcatggctgggaatattccatctggtcctggtgcttttatcctcacaaaggagtctatagcccattGGATTCTACCTGAGGATATTAAAGcatttgggagatgctctactccagttgctaggtcctggtgcttatttgcatcggatacctcagtgcatcctgggaaattcgcgtgcattagtgctgttagggcctcttcgctgccctcagtccactgtccgtcgtcgcgtttgagctgactctgtatagttggctgcttcgatagcagcttccggagtctagctgtttccggggcagtctctatattggagcagaagtttctccatgagtttctctgcgccttgcgtatttccttcttgtagtccctaagtaggactttgtattcctcattgatgatgtcatctttcgcctgcttggcgattttgaagaattctttaagtttgttgcgtcggagtgaaaggtccttattccaccagggtggcctggtcctctttctcgtgtccgatatagggcatgatgcgtggtacgcatccagcagttctttggagaaggtctctagggacttttctatgtcttccgcagattctactatgcccggagagatcgcgagccgtgtcacgatagtcttcttgaactttccccagttagtattccgggggttcctgaagactgattgttttggagagtgttcgaatgcgtattggaaccgtatgtacttatgatctgagaaggattgtctctcaaggactctccattctgataccaaagtaccttgtccccttaccagagtaagatctagcacgtttgaggaggtgggacctacataggtgtgttcctcccccacgtttgctatactcaggttggttgagagtataaagtctaagagggactcacctcagTCGATTATGTtggggctcccccatacgcagtggcgcgcgttggcgtctgcacccacgagcagttgctggtccttcgggctggcttctaccaagctcatgagttcttctggtggggccgttctatcgtgtgccatgtagcaggaagctaccaaaaggcgctttttcccgctctctagcatcaccacagtcaggtcatcagagctgtagtgagacatagggttagcgtgtagacccttccgtacaagtacggcggttctattcctgctaaccgttggtggatggagcaaattgtaatttgcggacttcagtccggcgatggcattgcctgaggcgatccatggctcctggatcaaagctatgtcggcggatccttgctccatggctatgaggagttccgccgacgcgaccttgctcttatggaggttgagttgcagcaccctgagtgtcatgggtactggcctcacctccatacgacgggttgactactacggtcagtgtttgtatgagtgtttgttagtgtgagtaggcttcgatgcctggcaaaatagcacataaactaattgccttgtttgtgtcgcacccagcacttgaactaggtggactgcagttggaggagtaaagatctctttgaattgcagacgattactgactttattgattcaaacttaacgatatttatagctaacaaatgtgcttgcatttacgaatattaatgataaagaataatgtaggttgctagtgcatgcggaaacgaatatgcttctggttacaaatgttgatgtgcaagaataatgtaggttgtaatggtatatgcagaatgaggctattgctccattccacttcatcgtcgtcagcagaatctacatatgcgcttgacctggtaatctatactttattttggctgcatatgagagtgctgcgactgacgacttacagattatgtaatgttatgattttgaattatatatatattgcagcgactgaacattctcccggccgttgaacgggtgttcaaccttcagtaatgtcgaacgaaaaactccgtggggtaggttcgggtgctggcggttcacttgttgtccggggattggggctgcattgtggtgttctccaattgactcgtcgatatcgtagactcagggtcacgatcagtagtattgatattgatagtgccacataggcggctacttgatgatggtgtacaatgctgacttgattttcgtacttcgcatcttttagtttggccagttgttgttgtagggtATCTAATTCGCGTAATTCGGCGTCGGCTGTCTTGGTCGTCGATTCTACGCCTGGTTTCGGTATCTCTTCTATGTTTatcttggtgatgttgccAAAACGAACATATGCTGCTTTTGTCTCGCTGCGGCTTGTGCTAAATGTACTAACACTGATTTTTGAGTTGCGTGCCGTGCAACCTGCGGCGAGTGATAGTAAGCCTGTTCCTTCCATTTGTACTGTGGAGGGAACTCCCTTGCATACAGCCTGTAGTTCGATCGGACTGTGGGTTGCAAACATCCATCTGTTTCGTTGATGTGTTGCTGACCATATTAAATCGGACTTCGATTTAGCAGTCTCACATTCCGTTTCAGTCTTGTTATTGAACAACTGAAATTCGCATCGATTATCTACGCTAAACGTAGCTTGATGATTGACGCATATGTGTTCATCCTTTGGCAATTGTAGACATTGATCAAACTCGTCAGTAGTTAGTCCCATGAATTGATCTCTATGGGCATTGACAGTTATGATCCTTGTTTTGAGCTTGAATTCATGCCAGCTTCCTGCCTTCCATGCAGGGATGGGGATGACGCTGAAAACTTCTTGCTGCGCTGTGGATACTAATGGCagcgttattttgaagataacatggtcagtggttgttgttccctcggcatgcatgattcgatagagttgtattacgtcatttgaagagactggcagctgttgatccggtgggatgtgctccctaatctgatcaagttgatcccttaattgttggggagaaactagcatgggactaattgttcggtggcgaatgtcggtaagaacgttggttatctcattttgcattcgctgcattccatttgccagtagagtgagctgggctgtcaggatcatgaatgcttgttgcagatagttgccttgatattttcctcgttctctgGTGAGAGCATCTATTTGTCGTTCTATGTTTCGTATGCGGTCGTTGGTAGCTGAATTGCTTTTCCTTACCACATTTATAGTGGAATCCAAGATTGATGTTTGGTTCTTCAATAGCATCATTAGTACGTCCTCGTTTGATTTGACATCGTTTATGACCTTGGACATATCTTCAGCATATTTGGAATCCAGCACGCCAAATAATGAGTTCGCCACATTACCGACTATATCTAGCGGTGATCTTCGCTGCCGTGAGTGGTTAATAAGCTCATTTCCGGCTTGTAATTCGGCATGTACGTGTTGAAAGTGTGCATGTATAGAGTTACATGCATTGACGTTTTGTAATTCTGAACACTTGTGTTTGAGTTCAGTTATCCCGGCCGCTAATATTCTCATATCACTCCAGTAGGGTTGCAAGTCGTAGTATACGATGATGGTCCAATCTGAAATTGCCATTCTAGAGGTCCCGATTCTTTCATAGAATAGACCTGGCTGATTTGTGAAATGCGTGACCTTTGTCTGTTGTCCCATCGCTAGTGGCAGAATGAGTAACATTGCCAGCAGTGTTGGAAGGATCGGCGGTGACACCTTCCTCCTCTGTGTTGGCATCTCATCCTTTGACGTTGTATCCTCGATGGAACTGTGCGGACGTTTGATGgctgtttcttcttttaacagTGGCGCGAGACGAGTTACTGACCGTTTGAAGATCCCAGATGCAGTCTTTACATCTACTACTCGGACATGGTCGTCCTTACCGGGATATGTCTTCACTATTCGTCCCATTGGCCAACTCATCACAGGCACGTTGTCTTCCTTGACTAGCACAAGTAGGCCCTCCTTCAAGTTTTGTGACGCggttttccacttgttgcgcATCTGAAGCTCTTGTAGATACTCCATAGACCATTGGTCCCAGAACATTTGCTTTAATCTGGACACTAACTCCCATCTTTTCACCAACGTTTTCCCTGGTGAGGCTAGATTTGCATCGGGAGCGGCGGTTAACGGTTCACcaatcaaaaaatggccaggagtcAGAGCTGATGTATCTGTTGGATCAGATGACATTGGTGTCAGTGGTCGGGAATTGAGGATTGCTTCGACTTCCACGATTACGGTGTTAAGCTcctcaaatgttaatgaagcTGTGGCTGTGACTGATACTAGCAGCCGCTTCGCAGATTTCACCGCAGCTTCCCAAAGCCCGCCAAACGATGGTGCTCGGGGCGgtatgaacttaaactccacttgctttttattgcaatggttTATAATCTGTTCTTGAGCCTTGTCGGTGAATATTGCTTCCTCTATGGCCTTCAATTGATTGTTGGCCCCGACaaagtttgttgcgttgtcacagtgaatagtctggcattttccgcgtcgacccaaaaatcgtcgaagagcagctaaaaacgcaTCTGTTGTCAAGTCACTTACTAACTCCAGATGAACTGCCTTTGTTGCAAAACAGCAGAAGACTGCAATGTATGCCTTATCAAGTCTTTTTCCACGTAGTTTGTGATGAATCCAAATCGGTCCACAGTAGTCAACACCAGAGTTAAAGAATGGCCGAGCTTGTGTTACTCGGTCAGCTGGTAAGTTGCCCATGATTTGTTGCATCAACTTGGGCCGTGCCTTTGTACATCTGACACAGCTGTGAATTATGcttcttgccattgttttatcattgagaatgcctggcaatggctcttagagcttgagccccgcaatgcatgttctcttcatgcatctctcgcagtagcattttcacaagtggatcgttgtatggaagcaaAATTTGATGCTTCGCGTTATATGGAAGGCTAGATTCTTCTAATCTACCTCCGACTCTGATCAGTCCGTCGTTTCCGATTATAGGACATAGGGAGACAATCGAGCTCTTTTTGTCCACCGTTTTGTGGATCCGGAGTTGTTTGTATTCagcactaaaatcaatttgctggatagtccgcaggatgatggtccttgcattggttaactcaccgacacacaatgtagttgatacagaaccgcatcatatatgctacaatacgttgtagcttattgaaggagttgctgtggttgcatttgtagagtacactgccaatttcattttgacatgttggcaagcttatgtgattgagcctgcgttctagatcgctggggttggtagttggtacctgagcccacttgtcgcgagagccatgtagaaatagaggtccatatagccatagattgtgttctgctaacctgctggcggcaattcctcttgatagtacatctgctggattgttagctgatgacacgtgacgccactgagattggtctgaaacagcttggatttttgcgattcgatttgccacaaacgtgtgatatgatgatgctgatgcgttTATCCAGGACAGCACCACAGTCGAATCTGGCCATAAGTATCCAGGTACCTTATCGTTTGGTATACGTAAATCCTTCCGCACCCTGTGGGTTAGCTCTGCTCCCAAGACTGCGGCGCATAGTTCCAGGCGAGGCAGCGTCTCTTTTGCTGTCAGCGCTACTCTTGACTTTGAGCACAGTAGCCGAACAGACACTTGATTGTTCTTATATGTGGCTCGGACATAGATTGCTGCTCCGTATGCCCGCTCTGACGCATCGACAAACGTGTGAATTTCCTGATTAATGGGCACCTTTCCGTCAAAGATGTGCCGTGGAATTTGTAAATTGTTCAATGCTTGTAGATCAGCACGATAATTTTTCCACTCAGTTTGCAGCAGTTGAGGAAGCTCGTCGTCCCAGCCCATCTTCAGCTCCCACAGGCTTTGCATATATATCTTAGCCTTTACCACAACAGGAGCGAATAGTCCTAGTGGATCGAAAATTTGTGACGCCTCTGAGCTCACCACTCGTTTGGTGATGGTTgacgcttcacttttttgggatcGCCCACATAGCTGATCCTTATGTGGTACCCGATCAAACCCAATGTTTTCACACTGTAGTGTTGAAGGGTTTCGTCTAATTTGAGGTGGTTGACTATGTCttcctttggaatttgtgcaagaacttcgtcattgttggagcaccactttcggagcttgaatccggctggtagcagtattttgtttagctcttgtTGAATCTGAACTGCTTCTGGGATGCTATTTGCTCCTGTGAGACAGTCGTCAACATAAAAATCATGCTTGAGCACGGCTGCTCCAAGCGgtaaattctttttggttttctcagccaagtgatccaagcattttgtagctaggaatggagctgatgttgtGCCGTATGTTACGGTTTTCAGTCGATAATACTTGAGTTCGTCTGATGGATTCTTTCGCCAGACGATTAATTGATGAAATTGATGATCAGGATGTATCCATACCTGacgatacattttctctatatcggcTGTGAACACGTACTTGTGAGTGCGGAACCGTAgtaaaattgcaaacagttcgctctgtacggtgggtccagcatacaatatatcatttaacgacttgttgctggtggtCTTGCAGGAAGCATCAAACACTACCCGAAGTTTTGTAGTGCTGCTCTCAGGTTTTAGAACACAGTGGTGCGGGATAAAGTAGTGATCCGTAGGTATCCTTGTGGGAGgcacttctttcatgtgtccaaggcTCTCATACTCGTCCATAAAATCTACGTAACCTTTCCAGACTTCAGGTGATGTTCTGCGCTCTAGTGCCAGAAACCTGTTAGTTGCAGTTTTCTGCGATGCCCCCAGGGCTGATGATTGCTCAGAAAAGGGAAGCTTTACTATGAACCTTCCATCTGCTGCAAATTGGAGATTTCCTAGGAAGTGTCTTTCGCAATGAGCCTCTATCGgtgattttggtttctcttccgtttctaggttttccaaagtccagaaacgttccaaaagcgtgtcgatttggtcctctgtggttacaggcgcgcaaattgctgtttggttgttttctgcagatactttcccggcgacaatccaaccaagtttagtattctgtaggaccgggccgcctggttttaacatcatctggtttggcagtagtaacgaatagtagtgctcagctccgataagcatgtcAATTTTTCCTGGCTTATCAAAGTTTGCATCTGCCAGAGCGATGTTTTGAGGGAGTCGTAGATTTGTTGGATCTAGCTGATGAGCCGGTTGATCGGCTATAATGTGTGGTAACACGAAAGACTCGACTTGCTGAGTAAAGTCGTTatgcattgatttcatttgcacatttactctagctcgactagtcttaggattgcctccaataccttcgatacgtaatgaagtaccgtggagccttaatgatagctttgaagccattcgttcagagatcaagtttatttgtgatcctgaatcaagcagagctctgaaagtggccacctgaccattgcttgcttttactgataccttgactgtggccagcagattgtaactcttgttacttgctgcccctacagaaggtgattgtggttcagttgctgcacctgatgacgtttcaagatgcagcagtgtatggtgttttttatcgcatttaaaacacaaacggcctcggcattcctttgccttgtggtcgctgctgaagcagttgacacacattcgttgtttttgtacccaattgagtcgttcgggtattggtttattacggaagtcatcacatttgtatagccaatgattccgtttgcaaaatgggtagcttggtaattttccagcgctggcagaagtgcatgttggccccttctgatccctttttgcttgttgacttctttttcctgttcccagtacgcgaattctctggtcgaggaagttaagtattgtgtcgagaccttgcagttgtcgagaaccatccaacgactgttcgtacaaggctctattagtaatatccaatttttgcttgatgatagcaatcaatattgtatcccagctggatacatcgattcctagtccccttaatgatgccagggactcgatagttgttatatacaactctttcagtgatttcggatcgtcactatttgtgtggtgttgcaagagccgattaagaatcgtgtcggctacgtgtcggggattgttgtattcatcaaccaatatgccccatgcgcttgcgtaattttcttcttttagatcgatgtgtcttatcaatctctctgcctctccagttacggtggtttttagataccacattttccgtactgtcggcatgttggtgtcatggaccatgcatttgaataaatcaaaaaactgcgtccatttgagtagatccccatcgaatttggggatgctaactctgggcaagtgtacatcttcattgctcgatgcattagtttttgcccctaacaccttttggatatccctttccagtcgga
It contains:
- the LOC138928656 gene encoding uncharacterized protein, producing the protein MDEYESLGHMKEVPPTRIPTDHYFIPHHCVLKPESSTTKLRVVFDASCKTTSNKSLNDILYAGPTVQSELFAILLRFRTHKYVFTADIEKMYRQVWIHPDHQFHQLIVWRKNPSDELKYYRLKTVTYGTTSAPFLATKCLDHLAEKTKKNLPLGAAVLKHDFYVDDCLTGANSIPEAVQIQQELNKILLPAGFKLRKWCSNNDEVLAQIPKEDIVNHLKLDETLQHYSVKTLGLIGYHIRISYVGDPKKVKRQPSPNEW